Proteins encoded by one window of Panicum virgatum strain AP13 chromosome 7N, P.virgatum_v5, whole genome shotgun sequence:
- the LOC120682823 gene encoding AT-hook motif nuclear-localized protein 9-like, whose amino-acid sequence MDGKELISPSDLQSFYQQHQQQQQQHRAALAGGAAHSPSSLAGMHSVIRPMPNMPNMNMSATAILNSIGGGSLAGMQFQMDTAPPPLMHNSTMGSVSASASGTVPPAPAPAEPVKRKRGRPRKYGPDGTMKAAAQQQQHLVSAPPRMGSSMSGPDMLGTRGMEDPAQKKRRGRPPGTGKKQQTSPSAVGNAFAGSAGTSFTPHIITVPPSEDVAAKIAAFANQSSRAVCVLSATGSVSRVVLRHPGDASPMTRVHSSPPYKNAAIYEGFYEILSLTGSYNLAEGSQQGQGQQQSGGLSVTLCSPERNVIGGVLGGQLVAASTVQVVLGSFHQGGSRSKSKKAAKQAAFSPDSLTGGQEASPSPGHNQQNLTPPSSVTGGWPTSGIFDTRSSTIDINSSRG is encoded by the exons ATGGATGGCAAGGAACTCATCTCACCGTCCGACCTGCAGTCATTCTACCAGCAGcaccaacagcagcagcagcagcaccgggccgcgctcgccggcggcgccgcccataGCCCGTCCTCGCTGGCCGGCATGCACTCCGTCATCCGCCCCATGCCCAACATGCCCAACATGAACATGAGCGCCACCGCGATCCTCAACTCCATCGGCGGGGGCTCCCTCGCCGGCATGCAGTTCCAGATggacaccgcgccgccgccattgatGCACAACAGCACCATGGGCTccgtctccgcctccgcctccggcacGGTCCCGCCCGCCCCGGCCCCCGCCGAGCCCGTCAAGCGGAAGAGAGGGAGGCCGCGCAAGTACGGGCCCGACGGCACcatgaaggcggcggcgcagcagcagcagcacctcgTCAGCGCGCCGCCGAGGATGGGCTCGTCCATGTCAGGCCCCGACATGCTGGGCACCCGGGGGATGGAGGACCCGGCGCAGAAGAAGCGCCGTGGGAGGCCACCGGGCACCGGGAAGAAGCAGCAGACGTCGCCCTCCGCCGTAG GCAATGCGTTCGCTGGTTCAGCTGGAACGAGCTTCACTCCGCACATCATCACGGTACCTCCTTCAGAG GACGTCGCGGCGAAGATCGCTGCCTTCGCGAACCAGTCTTCAAGGGCGGTGTGCGTCCTCTCGGCGACGGGGTCCGTGTCCAGGGTCGTGCTGCGCCACCCGGGCGACGCCTCCCCCATGACAAGGGTTCACTCGTCGCCGCCTTACAAGAACGCGGCCATCTACGAG GGTTTCTATGAGATCCTAAGCCTAACCGGCTCTTACAACCTGGCCGAGGGCTCACAACAGGGGCAGGGCCAACAGCAAAGCGGCGGACTCAGCGTCACGCTCTGCAGTCCGGAGAGGAATGTGATTGGAGGTGTTTTGGGTGGCCAACTGGTAGCTGCAAGTACCGTGCAG GTTGTATTGGggagctttcaccagggagggTCGAGATCCAAGTCGAAGAAAGCGGCGAAGCAGGCGGCCTTCAGCCCGGACTCGCTCACCGGCGGGCAAGAGGCGTCGCCCAGCCCCGGCCACAACCAACAAAATCTAACGCCGCCCTCCTCCGTAACAGGAGGGTGGCCGACCTCCGGGATATTTGACACCAGAAGTTCCACCATTGATATCAACTCATCTAGAGGCTAG